From the genome of Ziziphus jujuba cultivar Dongzao chromosome 4, ASM3175591v1:
CATTCAGCTTTCCTTGCGGAGGGTTTGACAGGAAAATTGTTGCGCTATAGGGGCTGCAAAGGACAAACTACATCAGCCTCGACATTATAACATTAGGGACTCCCAGGCATTCTAGTTGAACACAAACAGAACATGCTTTGATGTGGAGCCACCTACCTGACTGTTACTTCTgatgatatgattatttttcatGTTTACTTAACAATCAAGTTTTGTCATCAtagatttattatatccaaatagTACTGACAGATTTTATATCACAAAAACTGTAGTTAACCACTATTTCTGCAAACCAAATTATTTCTATTGAGTAAAAGAAATTCCCTTAATGCCAGGACATTAATCTTCTTAGTCATGATGTCTGAACTCTGGAGCTGATTAACATTCCTACTAACTTAGCAATGTAGAGAGTTTTAAGTCTGCATTACCTTGAAAACTCATCCACCCTGCACAAATCAGATGAAGTATACCATGTTATGGAggataaacaaacaaaaagaaatcgaATCCAACATAGTACTATGGGGTCACCATTTGTACTGTGCTTACATTCTTGTGCTAAAATCTAATCGGTACATATAAACAAATGAATCATCATCACCTTATTTTCTCATGAAAGAGAATCAAATTATCTTCTTCTGAACCGACAATCTGTTAGAATGAATTTTTAATAGCAGACTGAGAATACAATTGAGTTGAGGTGCATCaacttatttaaataaaatgctGTGCAGAAACTTAAAAAGCCTACCATATCAGCATAATGTCGTTTCATTGATTGCAGAGGTTGTGTCATCCTAGTCAAAGTCACCATTAGCTTTGACTTTCCTCGTATCTGGCATTCAGTTTCTTCAACCTTTAGGTCGACTTTTGGAGGTAGTGACAGTAGAGAGTCCTTAATGTGGTTTCCAAATGGGTATTTTCTCCCAGTGATTATCTCTATTCTCCTGGGGTCAGCTTCAGCTAGTGCTTCAAATGATTGAATTTCCATCGAATGTAATGCCTGCAAAAAAGCATTTACAGGGAAAGGACTTGCAGTCAACATCTTGAAGTGCCCGCAGATAGAAGAAACACAATTTTCTAATAGCAGTAAGTTACGGAGAAAACCTTTGCTGTCACCATGCCAATACCAGGTAACTGCTTCAGCAGGTAAGGACTGTCATCCCAGAGCTTTTGATATAACGACTTTGCAAGAAGGGTTGAATTCAAGGCCCCTTTGTAGTTctttttgtatataaaaaattctTTCATGCACTTGGCAATTCGACACCCATTTGAGCATATAGAATTCATGTCCTATGACATGCAAACCGGTTTAGACTTGATCAATGAAACCTTAACATAAGGAAATGCAAGGATTTTGAAAGAAAACCTGGGTCAGTGATAGATCACGAACAGAAGGATCACCAGTCAAGCAGTCATTGACCAAAACAAATATCTTCTCTTCTCTGGTTTGAATGCGCTTTTTCCGTTTCCCATTGTCACTGAGGATATGAAATCGAAGTCTACCATCTTTGTCATTGTTAATGTCGTTTAGCGGCTTTTTCTCATTGCGTCTGAGTTGTATCCCTTCATTTTCGAGCAAATAGacacataaatatttaaattgattttcataTAATGGTTGGATTTGGATGCCTCGAGTAACTATTATTACATGCAATTTCTCCGGCACGACATATAATCCGAAGAGCATCTTCTAAGGTGCAGTTTACAGGGGTCTGCATTATGAGTTTCATTGAATCAAATTTCAGATAGTACTTTGTCATCAACCTTCCAGGCTCTGAAGTGTTGAGAGAACACAAGAAAAAAGAGGTTAGGAGTAGCTTTTTGTGTTTTCTCTGTCATTCACAAAaactgtattatatatttaggtTAATGCTGTTGTACCTAACGGTTTCAATAGAAAACCATCCTCATCGGTCCAGATCATTTGATGCATCGATAACTCGTTAACTTTCTGCACACAAATCTCTGGTATAGAATAACATTGATCGTCAGAGGgggaaagggagagagagagaaaactcTGTACTTCCGGGAGTGAAATGTAATGGTACCTTGCAAATGCTTCTCTATACGGTCACTAGAAATGGCTTTTTTGACTGCATAATTTCCAGGGTTCTGATCTTGCATaacaaatcaattaataaatgataaataatatccagATGATAATCTCAAATGGATGCCCATAAGTAAATACCTTCTTCATCCTCACATACAAGTACGAACATTTCATCCATTCAATTGCCCTTGTAATGTCAGAGACAGTCAGTTGAACTATCTCTGCAGTTAAATGCTCCGTCAAACATGAGAGCAATCTAAAGGAAGCAAACACAGAAACAAACTAAATAAATGGgtaatttttcacaaaatatattCATAAGTCCAGGACATCATTTTGCCATGGAATTTAACAATTATACACATACTGTGATTCCACCATTTCACATCCATTCAAGAGATTCTCATACAAATGAACCTGGGGTCACGAAATAGAATTAGACAAAAATGAAGTGAACGTACTAAACAGTACCTGTTCACTAACtaaattaatgaagaaaataaaataattaatattacacATTAACACTAAATGCACTCCCACTCAAGAATGAAATAAACAGATAAAGGTTAAGAACTACCGTATCTCTCCTTGTCATGATTATAACTACTCCTGTATCATCAAATGGTGGCCGACCTGCCCTCCCACACATCTGCATGACAATTACAACCAGCTTATGATGAAACACAGCGACAGATTCTCCAAAGGATGCACATGTGCCGATATGCATGCAGTATAACTGTTAGTCTTTTTGTCATTTCGTAGAACAAATGCTTGTATGCCCATCCACTGTACGTTTCTACTTTATTGTATCCTTTCACATCTTTGAAATGGCAAGAATTCGTCTTGGTGGAACAGTCCTCAATCCATGGCAAAGGCCAACAATCACCACTAAGAGATTACCTTTAGCACACTGACTTTCTGGTCAATGTAAATCCCATAATTAAAGTCATGACCAATTCCTCTAATTGCAGCAATTCCCAGGGTATTTCCATAAGCTTCCATTATTTCAGGTTGAACATTGACTTAAAGCAAGATACCCTATAGCacttaaaaattcaataatctaACGGTCCACTGATTACTGTTTCAATATAATCTACGATGTCTTCTTAAAAGGAATCTGATAAAATATTTCAGTTGTTTAATCAAGACAAGTGACAGACCTGTAGTATTGTGGATCTGTCATATTCCATGTATAGACCTTTTTCTTTGTTGCTGGAGAAAAAGCACAACCGATGTATTAACATAAAAGAGATTTAAATATCAGTAAAAAATTGGCACAAATGACAGTTCAACATACAAGTGCTGCGTTGATTTTATTACTACTGTATGTGCTGGTAGGTTGATTCCGTGGGCAAGTGTGTTTGTTGTGCACAGTACTTGAATGTCACCCTTAAGAAAAAGACTTTCAATGAGATTGCGATCCTTGAGACAAAGTCCACCGTTGTGATAACCAACTGCAAgacatttaatttcttttattaaattacaagaacaaaaataaagaatcaaCTAGATACGACATTGCCATATATTCAATTCAGCATTAGAAAGCAAAATAGTTTCCTTTATACCACCGTAAATAATGTAAGATTGCATTTGTTTGTCACTGCATGATAATGAGGCTTCCCTTAGTCTTTCCTGCTGTTCTCTGTCTTTGATGAATGGATTTGAATGACCAAAGGTCATGGCAACATGAGAGATCCTCTGTGCTGCTTCCTGTGCTCCTTTTCTAGTTGAACAAAAGACCAGAGCAGATTTCCCTCTTGAATTTTGCATTAGGATATCTACAAATCAGTTTCAAGCATAGAAATCTTTTCAAgatcttttattttgaagatttaaaattcaaagaaaaatattatataaatcacTTTGAAGCCAATTTTTCCCTGTcttaccaaatatataattctGGAGGCGCTGAACAATGTAACATATAGCAACAATAAGACAGCGAAGAAGTGGTTTAACACGTTAGGAAACAACTTGGAAGTTCAATTTCCATAGCtgaaaaaattttttggaacaaaaataGCACTAGTCATAGGATTGACCAGAGCTTTAGTCATATCAAATACTTACTTTTTCAAATAGAAAATCATTTTTTGCTGGGGCATAGCCTGCAGCAAAGATGGTTATGAGAATATGTTAAGATAGTGTAAACTTAATACAACTGGAAAAAGCATTctctttcacatattttaaCTATTAACAACAACATAATATCAACACGCATcaaatgaacttgaaaaaaaCAGTTACAACCTCTAAAATGCAGCATAATCAAGttttacctttaatttcaataaGATGAAACTATATCTCTATGAGTTATGAATCCTGAGATCAGACCAAGTTGGAATATATTTAGGAATGGCTAATTGACATAAACGTGCATACCAAAAACTTTTGTAGTCAACTTTACAGGCCTCATTTCTTCTCCAAACCTGTCAAGAAATTACAAAGCTAAATGAAGTAAACAGGATACTGATATTGAAAAGATAAACATATGctaacataatattaaaaagataaactgtaatctaaaattgaaaatttgtaatAAAGGCTAAACATGCCTTTTGATCCCTTGGACAGGAACCTTGAGCCATTCCGCTGCAATTGTTTTAATGGAGGTGTAACTTCTCAAAGATTTCATTGCTTGAAAATgtacaaaagaaaattgaaatgtatcattttaaattttcactaGGCATTACCACTGAGTCTGAATCTTACCAAGGTCCTCAATATTTGGAATTGTTGCAGATACAGCTAGAAAACGAACATTTGCTAAGGAACTTAATTTCATATCAGGGTTTTGAGAAAGAATCTTAATTCTACTGACGATTGCCTCCAAAGCTGCTCCACGTGGATCATTCAATAGATGGACTTCATCAATAAGGAGAAGAGCTATATCACTGAAAAAGCTTAAGCCACCACCTTTTAAGCTATGCCGAGTTACTGCATCAAATTTCTATTTACAAGGAAAATCTATAAGCCAAGCCCCTAAAGTATCATATGAAATCAAGCCAGCATACATAGAATGGGAGATGTAATCAATGTGTTTCTATACCATAGTTTCATCCTCACCTCAGGAGTGGTTAGAATAATGTCTGCTTCTTGTACATTCCTTAAGCTGTAAGATTCGTTGTCTCCAGTCAGCTCCAAGCAATTTATACCCCACGATCCAAATTTTTGGTTCCAATGACGAAGCTTCTCCTGTACTAAAGCCTTAGATGGGGCTATGTAGATCTAAAGAAGGTAGAAGCAGTTACTAACTGCAGCagattaaattgtacacaagcTTCTAGTCTATAGATTGTATCATGTTTAAGGGCATGAGTTACTTTATTGATAAATGATAACCtccatcaaattataaaatcaggCAACAATTCCTGCATCAGAATTGAAAAATACTATACAAACAGGAACCAGAAACAAGAAATTAATAACCAAGAAAATATAAGATAATTTCATTGAAATCATTGTTCATTCTCTTAAAAGCCAAATCAAGGAAATAACACTCTTTACATAGTGTGACTTATATATCCTCATCCCTAATTGCTTACAAGTGGCATCATTAGCTAGGACACTTACTGTCTTGAGGGTTCCCTTCACATGAAAAAACTTCTCCTCAGAGATGAACCGCGAGAGAAGCCTCAAGATGCAAAGCTCAAAGAGTACTGTTTTACCACTTCCAGTTGGTGCAGAAACGACCATGTTTACATCAGAGTGGAAACAAACTGGAAAGCATTCACTCTGCAGAGAATTGAAATATCTGCATGGATAGAGCATGGACACATTGTAACTTCTTATCGTGTGCAAGGCATAACATTAACAAGAAATCATAATGTAAAACTGAATGCAGGAGATAAGCAATTCTGAGTGGCAATTACATTTAAAAGGacaaatttagttgctgaactAATGCTTCATATTTTTCCCACATGCAAGACAATTTGCAGTAATTGATAATGTATATAAGGCAAGCAACAATATTCAAGCTTAACTAGTAGCAATTCTCCAAAATTCCAGTACAGTTCCGTTAAAAACTCAAATTGAATACAGAAATTACCTGAAACTAAAAGTTGATCGAAAAGGAGCAGGCAAATCTGACACGGACTTCAGTGTATATGAATCCATAGTCGCACACGTTTTTTGACAGACTGAGGGAAGCCAAAAAGTTATGATGAAAAATTATGATCTATAATTCAAAGGCATTTGCACAACAGAAGGATTGAAAACTGTTTATAAGCAGGCAGACCATAAACAGTCAATGTACATAAATTTAAATCCTTAGAAATTCCGCCCTAAAATTTCATAAAGAAGATAAAAGATGTATATTAAAGCACACAAATCCAGTAAATTCCAATTATATTAAAAGTGATGCGGACGA
Proteins encoded in this window:
- the LOC107415493 gene encoding DExH-box ATP-dependent RNA helicase DExH17 isoform X3 translates to MDSYTLKSVSDLPAPFRSTFSFRYFNSLQSECFPVCFHSDVNMVVSAPTGSGKTVLFELCILRLLSRFISEEKFFHVKGTLKTIYIAPSKALVQEKLRHWNQKFGSWGINCLELTGDNESYSLRNVQEADIILTTPEKFDAVTRHSLKGGGLSFFSDIALLLIDEVHLLNDPRGAALEAIVSRIKILSQNPDMKLSSLANVRFLAVSATIPNIEDLAEWLKVPVQGIKRFGEEMRPVKLTTKVFGYAPAKNDFLFEKRLQNYIFDILMQNSRGKSALVFCSTRKGAQEAAQRISHVAMTFGHSNPFIKDREQQERLREASLSCSDKQMQSYIIYGVGYHNGGLCLKDRNLIESLFLKGDIQVLCTTNTLAHGINLPAHTVVIKSTQHFNKEKGLYMEYDRSTILQMCGRAGRPPFDDTGVVIIMTRRDTVHLYENLLNGCEMVESQLLSCLTEHLTAEIVQLTVSDITRAIEWMKCSYLYVRMKKNPGNYAVKKAISSDRIEKHLQEICVQKVNELSMHQMIWTDEDGFLLKPLEPGRLMTKYYLKFDSMKLIMQTPVNCTLEDALRIICRAGEIAWIQLRRNEKKPLNDINNDKDGRLRFHILSDNGKRKKRIQTREEKIFVLVNDCLTGDPSVRDLSLTQDMNSICSNGCRIAKCMKEFFIYKKNYKGALNSTLLAKSLYQKLWDDSPYLLKQLPGIGMVTAKALHSMEIQSFEALAEADPRRIEIITGRKYPFGNHIKDSLLSLPPKVDLKVEETECQIRGKSKLMVTLTRMTQPLQSMKRHYADMIVGSEEDNLILFHEKIRVDEFSSPYSATIFLSNPPQGKLNVKADLVFEEYIGIDLHQKVVLVKERSFNLNNQMGKMQQSSFAPPQEVYVIEDDEETTSQAPIKDVNSSIKSKRQSESAPSFNLLDEDLDEGDAEGKFTSTFMIYVSVLFHPFSLITCILPLIIEGELSVKVTEEENKIMTEKNIFDSIREKAKSFPEFPPSNIVQSPSTEALILTRKRTREKQLESYSEVEVLNELGENIPKWSMAKSYVEPSEAEQNAHNTGNHPIQNNHITARNSDASNFMDDAGGLPPDPKDFPFKSFTEETIFDHIRKKAKNFPQLRKQPEYCTDAFDVLQGTKCSDVMGDYILISDTENGEVEKDVYGSRVSQKVKQNLYSGSSYQTFGTKNVTPRISSTGTDQSSIKMPAFDVPVLKNSKEKSDPCSSIESRKKQRHYPSVLQKQCRSLATASKIREVESFLGFETVFSFL
- the LOC107415493 gene encoding DExH-box ATP-dependent RNA helicase DExH17 isoform X7, coding for MDSYTLKSVSDLPAPFRSTFSFRYFNSLQSECFPVCFHSDVNMVVSAPTGSGKTVLFELCILRLLSRFISEEKFFHVKGTLKTIYIAPSKALVQEKLRHWNQKFGSWGINCLELTGDNESYSLRNVQEADIILTTPEKFDAVTRHSLKGGGLSFFSDIALLLIDEVHLLNDPRGAALEAIVSRIKILSQNPDMKLSSLANVRFLAVSATIPNIEDLAEWLKVPVQGIKRFGEEMRPVKLTTKVFDILMQNSRGKSALVFCSTRKGAQEAAQRISHVAMTFGHSNPFIKDREQQERLREASLSCSDKQMQSYIIYGVGYHNGGLCLKDRNLIESLFLKGDIQVLCTTNTLAHGINLPAHTVVIKSTQHFNKEKGLYMEYDRSTILQMCGRAGRPPFDDTGVVIIMTRRDTVHLYENLLNGCEMVESQLLSCLTEHLTAEIVQLTVSDITRAIEWMKCSYLYVRMKKNPGNYAVKKAISSDRIEKHLQEICVQKVNELSMHQMIWTDEDGFLLKPLEPGRLMTKYYLKFDSMKLIMQTPVNCTLEDALRIICRAGEIAWIQLRRNEKKPLNDINNDKDGRLRFHILSDNGKRKKRIQTREEKIFVLVNDCLTGDPSVRDLSLTQDMNSICSNGCRIAKCMKEFFIYKKNYKGALNSTLLAKSLYQKLWDDSPYLLKQLPGIGMVTAKALHSMEIQSFEALAEADPRRIEIITGRKYPFGNHIKDSLLSLPPKVDLKVEETECQIRGKSKLMVTLTRMTQPLQSMKRHYADMIVGSEEDNLILFHEKIRVDEFSSPYSATIFLSNPPQGKLNVKADLVFEEYIGIDLHQKVVLVKERSFNLNNQMGKMQQSSFAPPQEVYVIEDDEETTSQAPIKDVNSSIKSKRQSESAPSFNLLDEDLDEGDAEGKFTSTFMIYVSVLFHPFSLITCILPLIIEGELSVKVTEEENKIMTEKNIFDSIREKAKSFPEFPPSNIVQSPSTEALILTRKRTREKQLESYSEVEVLNELGENIPKWSMAKSYVEPSEAEQNAHNTGNHPIQNNHITARNSDASNFMDDAGGLPPDPKDFPFKSFTEETIFDHIRKKAKNFPQLRKQPEYCTDAFDVLQGTKCSDVMGDYILISDTENGEVEKDVYGSRVSQKVKQNLYSGSSYQTFGTKNVTPRISSTGTDQSSIKMPAFDVPVLKNSKEKSDPCSSIESRKKQRHYPSVLQKQCRSLATASKIREVESFLGFETVFSFL
- the LOC107415493 gene encoding DExH-box ATP-dependent RNA helicase DExH17 isoform X4, which translates into the protein MDSYTLKSVSDLPAPFRSTFSFRYFNSLQSECFPVCFHSDVNMVVSAPTGSGKTVLFELCILRLLSRFISEEKFFHVKGTLKTIYIAPSKALVQEKLRHWNQKFGSWGINCLELTGDNESYSLRNVQEADIILTTPEKFDAVTRHSLKGGGLSFFSDIALLLIDEVHLLNDPRGAALEAIVSRIKILSQNPDMKLSSLANVRFLAVSATIPNIEDLAMKSLRSYTSIKTIAAEWLKVPVQGIKRFGEEMRPVKLTTKVFDILMQNSRGKSALVFCSTRKGAQEAAQRISHVAMTFGHSNPFIKDREQQERLREASLSCSDKQMQSYIIYGVGYHNGGLCLKDRNLIESLFLKGDIQVLCTTNTLAHGINLPAHTVVIKSTQHFNKEKGLYMEYDRSTILQMCGRAGRPPFDDTGVVIIMTRRDTVHLYENLLNGCEMVESQLLSCLTEHLTAEIVQLTVSDITRAIEWMKCSYLYVRMKKNPGNYAVKKAISSDRIEKHLQEICVQKVNELSMHQMIWTDEDGFLLKPLEPGRLMTKYYLKFDSMKLIMQTPVNCTLEDALRIICRAGEIAWIQLRRNEKKPLNDINNDKDGRLRFHILSDNGKRKKRIQTREEKIFVLVNDCLTGDPSVRDLSLTQDMNSICSNGCRIAKCMKEFFIYKKNYKGALNSTLLAKSLYQKLWDDSPYLLKQLPGIGMVTAKALHSMEIQSFEALAEADPRRIEIITGRKYPFGNHIKDSLLSLPPKVDLKVEETECQIRGKSKLMVTLTRMTQPLQSMKRHYADMIVGSEEDNLILFHEKIRVDEFSSPYSATIFLSNPPQGKLNVKADLVFEEYIGIDLHQKVVLVKERSFNLNNQMGKMQQSSFAPPQEVYVIEDDEETTSQAPIKDVNSSIKSKRQSESAPSFNLLDEDLDEGDAEGKFTSTFMIYVSVLFHPFSLITCILPLIIEGELSVKVTEEENKIMTEKNIFDSIREKAKSFPEFPPSNIVQSPSTEALILTRKRTREKQLESYSEVEVLNELGENIPKWSMAKSYVEPSEAEQNAHNTGNHPIQNNHITARNSDASNFMDDAGGLPPDPKDFPFKSFTEETIFDHIRKKAKNFPQLRKQPEYCTDAFDVLQGTKCSDVMGDYILISDTENGEVEKDVYGSRVSQKVKQNLYSGSSYQTFGTKNVTPRISSTGTDQSSIKMPAFDVPVLKNSKEKSDPCSSIESRKKQRHYPSVLQKQCRSLATASKIREVESFLGFETVFSFL
- the LOC107415493 gene encoding DExH-box ATP-dependent RNA helicase DExH17 isoform X9: MRPVKLTTKVFDILMQNSRGKSALVFCSTRKGAQEAAQRISHVAMTFGHSNPFIKDREQQERLREASLSCSDKQMQSYIIYGVGYHNGGLCLKDRNLIESLFLKGDIQVLCTTNTLAHGINLPAHTVVIKSTQHFNKEKGLYMEYDRSTILQMCGRAGRPPFDDTGVVIIMTRRDTVHLYENLLNGCEMVESQLLSCLTEHLTAEIVQLTVSDITRAIEWMKCSYLYVRMKKNPGNYAVKKAISSDRIEKHLQEICVQKVNELSMHQMIWTDEDGFLLKPLEPGRLMTKYYLKFDSMKLIMQTPVNCTLEDALRIICRAGEIAWIQLRRNEKKPLNDINNDKDGRLRFHILSDNGKRKKRIQTREEKIFVLVNDCLTGDPSVRDLSLTQDMNSICSNGCRIAKCMKEFFIYKKNYKGALNSTLLAKSLYQKLWDDSPYLLKQLPGIGMVTAKALHSMEIQSFEALAEADPRRIEIITGRKYPFGNHIKDSLLSLPPKVDLKVEETECQIRGKSKLMVTLTRMTQPLQSMKRHYADMIVGSEEDNLILFHEKIRVDEFSSPYSATIFLSNPPQGKLNVKADLVFEEYIGIDLHQKVVLVKERSFNLNNQMGKMQQSSFAPPQEVYVIEDDEETTSQAPIKDVNSSIKSKRQSESAPSFNLLDEDLDEGDAEGKFTSTFMIYVSVLFHPFSLITCILPLIIEGELSVKVTEEENKIMTEKNIFDSIREKAKSFPEFPPSNIVQSPSTEALILTRKRTREKQLESYSEVEVLNELGENIPKWSMAKSYVEPSEAEQNAHNTGNHPIQNNHITARNSDASNFMDDAGGLPPDPKDFPFKSFTEETIFDHIRKKAKNFPQLRKQPEYCTDAFDVLQGTKCSDVMGDYILISDTENGEVEKDVYGSRVSQKVKQNLYSGSSYQTFGTKNVTPRISSTGTDQSSIKMPAFDVPVLKNSKEKSDPCSSIESRKKQRHYPSVLQKQCRSLATASKIREVESFLGFETVFSFL